In Halobaculum magnesiiphilum, the following proteins share a genomic window:
- the asd gene encoding aspartate-semialdehyde dehydrogenase — protein sequence MTHRVGILGATGAVGQRFIQLLDGHPQFEIACLTASDASAGKPYREAAKWRLDSAIPKPVRDITVRATDPAEIPDDVDLLFSSLPSGVAAEIEPDLCAAGYVVSSNSSNDRMADDVPLTIPEINPDHLDLIEVQRDERGWDGALVKNPNCSTITMVPTLAALDEFGLERAQVSTLQAVSGAGYSGVTSMEIIDNAIPHIGGEEEKMETESRKLLGDFDGAELSLHSAEVAASCNRIPTIDGHLENVFAELADDPEPADVRAAMESYPSADLPSSPDQLIHVFGDDRPERPQPRMDRMRGDGMQVVAGGVQTTPAGVKYNCLAHNTIRGAAGASLLNGELLANEGWI from the coding sequence ATGACTCATCGAGTCGGCATCCTCGGCGCCACCGGCGCCGTGGGCCAACGGTTCATCCAGCTGCTCGACGGCCACCCGCAGTTCGAGATCGCGTGTCTGACCGCCAGCGACGCCTCCGCGGGGAAGCCGTACCGCGAGGCGGCCAAGTGGCGTCTCGACTCCGCCATCCCGAAGCCGGTTCGGGACATCACCGTCCGCGCGACCGACCCGGCGGAGATCCCCGACGACGTGGACCTGCTGTTCTCGTCGCTCCCCTCCGGCGTCGCCGCGGAGATCGAGCCCGACCTCTGTGCGGCCGGCTACGTGGTCTCCTCGAACTCCTCGAACGACCGGATGGCCGACGACGTGCCGCTCACCATTCCCGAGATCAACCCCGATCACCTCGACCTGATCGAGGTCCAGCGCGACGAGCGCGGTTGGGACGGCGCGCTCGTGAAGAACCCGAACTGCTCGACGATCACGATGGTGCCGACGCTGGCGGCGCTCGACGAGTTCGGCCTCGAACGCGCACAGGTGTCGACGCTGCAGGCGGTCTCCGGGGCGGGCTACTCGGGCGTCACCTCGATGGAGATAATCGACAACGCCATCCCCCACATCGGCGGCGAGGAGGAGAAGATGGAGACCGAGAGCCGCAAGCTCCTCGGCGACTTCGACGGCGCCGAACTCAGCCTCCACTCGGCGGAGGTCGCCGCCTCGTGCAACCGGATCCCCACCATCGACGGCCACCTGGAGAACGTGTTCGCCGAACTCGCCGACGACCCCGAGCCCGCGGACGTACGCGCGGCGATGGAGTCGTACCCGAGCGCCGACCTCCCCTCGTCGCCGGATCAGCTCATCCACGTCTTCGGTGACGACCGGCCCGAGCGCCCGCAGCCCCGGATGGACCGCATGCGCGGCGACGGGATGCAGGTCGTCGCCGGCGGCGTCCAGACGACGCCCGCGGGTGTGAAGTACAACTGCCTCGCGCACAACACGATCCGCGGCGCCGCGGGCGCCTCGCTGCTCAACGGCGAACTGCTCGCGAACGAGGGCTGGATCTGA
- a CDS encoding cystathionine gamma-synthase yields the protein MSDHDDADDVDAAGDESRFRIETTAIHAGQQPDSETGALMTPIYANSTYKQDGPGDHRGYEYSRTGNPTRTDLEANLAALEGGEYGRAFSSGMGGINTVLNLLSAGDHVVTGDDVYGGTHRIFTQVYEEYDLEFDFVDTTDHGAVRDAMREETELLWVETPTNPLMRVNDIDALADIAHDHDALCAVDNTFATPYLQRPLEHGADIVSHSLTKYLGGHSDVVGGALVTDDADLDERIGFYQNSVGATPSPFDCFLVLRGTKTLPVRMDRHCDNARDLAAWLDDHDAVSRVYYPGLDSHPQHDLASEQMDDFGGMLSFEFDGTLEQASTVVEETEVFTLAESLGGVESLIEQPAAMTHAAIPKEEREAAGLTDGLIRVSVGVEHVDDMKADLQAAFDAAAE from the coding sequence ATGAGCGACCACGACGACGCGGACGACGTCGACGCCGCCGGCGACGAGAGCCGGTTCCGCATCGAGACGACCGCGATCCACGCCGGCCAACAGCCCGACTCCGAGACGGGCGCGCTGATGACGCCCATCTACGCCAACTCGACCTACAAGCAGGACGGCCCCGGCGACCACCGCGGGTACGAGTACAGCCGCACCGGCAACCCCACCAGGACCGACCTGGAGGCGAACCTCGCGGCCCTGGAGGGCGGCGAGTACGGCCGCGCGTTCTCCTCGGGAATGGGCGGGATCAACACCGTGCTCAACCTGCTGTCGGCGGGCGACCACGTCGTCACCGGCGACGACGTGTACGGCGGCACCCACCGCATCTTCACGCAGGTGTACGAGGAGTACGACCTCGAGTTCGACTTCGTCGACACCACCGATCACGGCGCCGTCCGCGACGCGATGCGCGAGGAAACTGAACTCCTGTGGGTCGAGACGCCCACCAACCCCCTGATGCGCGTCAACGACATCGACGCGCTCGCGGACATCGCCCACGACCACGACGCGCTGTGTGCCGTCGACAACACGTTCGCGACGCCGTACCTCCAGCGTCCGCTGGAGCACGGCGCCGATATCGTCTCCCACTCGCTGACGAAGTACCTCGGCGGCCACTCGGACGTGGTCGGCGGCGCGCTCGTCACGGACGACGCCGACCTCGACGAGCGCATCGGCTTCTATCAGAACTCCGTCGGCGCGACGCCGTCGCCGTTCGACTGCTTCCTCGTGCTCCGCGGGACGAAGACCCTGCCCGTGCGGATGGACCGCCACTGCGACAACGCCCGCGACCTGGCGGCGTGGCTCGACGACCACGACGCCGTCTCCCGCGTCTACTACCCGGGGCTCGACTCGCACCCGCAGCACGACCTCGCGAGCGAGCAGATGGACGACTTCGGGGGCATGCTCTCGTTCGAGTTCGACGGCACGCTGGAGCAGGCCAGCACCGTCGTCGAGGAGACCGAGGTGTTCACGCTCGCGGAGAGCCTCGGCGGCGTCGAGAGCCTCATCGAGCAGCCCGCGGCGATGACACACGCGGCCATTCCGAAGGAGGAGCGCGAGGCCGCCGGGCTCACTGACGGGCTCATCCGCGTTTCCGTCGGCGTCGAACACGTCGACGACATGAAGGCCGACCTGCAGGCGGCGTTCGACGCGGCCGCGGAGTAA
- a CDS encoding pyridoxal-phosphate-dependent aminotransferase family protein, with the protein MTEKREYTDDYPEKTLYIPGPTEVREDVIEEMAQPMFGHRMDRMTDLYTTIVEDTKDFLGTDNEVMILTASGTEFWEASTLNLVDENVLVPTCGSFSERHANVAERLGKNVDRLEYEWGEAIKPEDIREHLETSDTHYDVVATVMNESSTGVRNPIEEIGDVIAEYPDTYFVVDAVSALGGDYVDIDAHGIDVIFASTQKAFAMPPGLAVCVVSDEAYEREVGKDSASWYGGFQRALDYYDRKGQTHSTPAIPVMLAYRKQMKNMLEEGHEGRDARHREMAEYTREWAYDHFDMFPEEGYESQTVACIENTRGIDVAATIEQVSEEYDMAFSNGYGSQLGEKTFRIGHMGEHDVESIKELTDAIEDVAGL; encoded by the coding sequence GTGACCGAGAAACGTGAGTACACGGACGATTACCCCGAGAAGACGCTGTACATCCCCGGGCCGACGGAGGTCCGCGAGGACGTGATCGAGGAGATGGCCCAGCCGATGTTCGGCCACCGGATGGACCGGATGACGGACCTCTACACGACCATCGTCGAGGACACCAAGGACTTCCTCGGCACCGATAACGAGGTGATGATCCTGACGGCCTCCGGGACGGAGTTCTGGGAGGCGTCCACCCTGAACCTCGTCGACGAGAACGTCCTCGTGCCGACCTGCGGGAGCTTCAGCGAGCGCCACGCCAATGTCGCCGAGCGCCTCGGCAAGAACGTCGACCGCTTGGAGTACGAGTGGGGCGAGGCGATCAAGCCGGAGGACATCCGCGAGCACCTCGAAACGAGCGACACGCACTACGACGTGGTCGCGACCGTGATGAACGAGAGCTCGACCGGCGTCCGCAACCCGATCGAGGAGATCGGCGACGTGATCGCCGAGTATCCGGACACGTACTTCGTCGTCGACGCGGTCTCCGCGCTCGGTGGCGACTACGTCGACATCGACGCCCACGGCATCGACGTGATCTTCGCGTCGACCCAGAAGGCGTTCGCGATGCCGCCGGGGCTCGCCGTCTGCGTCGTCAGCGACGAGGCGTACGAGCGCGAGGTCGGGAAGGACTCGGCGTCGTGGTACGGCGGCTTCCAGCGCGCGCTCGACTACTACGACCGGAAGGGACAGACCCACTCGACGCCCGCGATCCCGGTCATGCTCGCCTACCGCAAGCAGATGAAGAACATGTTGGAGGAGGGCCACGAGGGGCGCGACGCCCGCCACCGCGAGATGGCCGAGTACACCCGCGAGTGGGCGTACGACCACTTCGACATGTTCCCCGAGGAGGGGTACGAGTCGCAGACGGTCGCATGCATCGAGAACACGCGGGGCATCGACGTGGCGGCGACGATCGAGCAGGTGAGCGAGGAGTACGACATGGCGTTCTCGAACGGCTACGGGTCGCAGTTGGGCGAGAAGACGTTCCGCATCGGCCACATGGGCGAACACGACGTGGAGTCGATCAAGGAGCTGACCGACGCCATTGAGGACGTGGCCGGGCTGTAG
- a CDS encoding GNAT family N-acetyltransferase has translation MSVNVEKRMDPPGEAEHAEAAWALKEEIREHEGVLKQRRDFFMNAYKRAECHLLVEDDELVGLAASRRDGYILFLAVAPRVRGRGYGERLVAEVAEENRTVSCHARTTNEAALNFYKHIGFQVVRRIENYYEDGGDAFYLKLGEDSSLRDRLSKFLR, from the coding sequence GTGAGCGTCAACGTCGAAAAGCGCATGGACCCCCCGGGGGAGGCCGAACACGCGGAGGCCGCCTGGGCGCTGAAAGAGGAGATCCGCGAGCACGAGGGTGTCCTCAAGCAGCGGCGCGACTTCTTCATGAACGCCTACAAGCGCGCGGAGTGCCACCTGCTCGTCGAGGACGACGAGCTCGTCGGGCTGGCCGCGTCGCGCCGCGACGGCTACATCCTGTTTCTGGCCGTCGCGCCGCGGGTCCGGGGACGGGGGTACGGGGAGCGCCTCGTCGCCGAGGTCGCCGAGGAGAACCGCACGGTGTCGTGTCACGCGCGGACGACGAACGAGGCGGCGCTGAACTTCTACAAACACATCGGCTTTCAGGTCGTCCGCCGCATCGAGAACTACTACGAGGACGGCGGCGACGCGTTCTACCTGAAGTTGGGCGAGGACTCCTCGCTCAGGGACCGGCTCTCGAAGTTCCTCCGGTAG
- a CDS encoding DUF502 domain-containing protein: MPSWSPDRLSGSIVGPVRSAFVTGVAVVVPLLLSLIVLAVAGRYVYQYLDLFSTLVLDLSPSARYVLSVSGVRLSLTKEALIELLTPLVLASLIVTVGLFINASRFGALAVDYFDAAVAHVPGIGAVYESFRQMSDVMINEDAQNFRDVKLVEFPHEGAYTLGFLTTETPDPLREPAGHDRMLTLFLPLAPNPVMGGHLVHMPADRVMDVDMTVEEGLRAVVTSGVAVSGGSGASDDGLSARQLRTLSRVEHADQRLDPEADSPDIRRSEPEAAERADEWDRQVDPTRSETPTDVARRTRAQRDPIEGDEEDLDDRQPYSLYGNSEATSTPAREAGRYGVESDGNEEVPEHDADRPSAERDGTDSPPAAEQRGGEGTAARADGDEELDDDRARDDGDHDRGDE, translated from the coding sequence ATGCCGAGTTGGTCTCCCGACCGGCTGAGCGGGTCGATCGTCGGGCCGGTCCGGAGCGCGTTCGTCACCGGCGTCGCGGTGGTCGTGCCGCTGTTGCTCTCGCTCATCGTCCTCGCGGTCGCCGGCCGCTACGTCTACCAGTACCTCGACCTGTTCTCGACGCTGGTGCTCGACCTCAGTCCGAGCGCCCGGTACGTCCTCTCCGTGTCCGGGGTCAGGCTCTCGCTCACCAAGGAGGCGCTGATCGAACTCCTGACGCCGTTGGTGTTGGCGTCGCTGATCGTGACCGTCGGACTGTTCATCAACGCGTCGCGGTTCGGGGCCCTCGCGGTCGACTACTTCGACGCCGCGGTCGCGCACGTGCCCGGCATCGGCGCCGTCTACGAGTCGTTCCGACAGATGTCCGACGTGATGATCAACGAGGACGCACAGAACTTCCGGGACGTGAAGCTCGTCGAGTTCCCCCACGAGGGGGCGTACACGCTCGGGTTCCTCACGACCGAGACGCCGGACCCCCTCCGCGAGCCCGCCGGACACGACCGGATGTTGACGCTGTTTCTCCCGCTGGCGCCGAATCCGGTGATGGGCGGCCACCTCGTTCACATGCCGGCCGACCGCGTGATGGACGTGGACATGACCGTCGAGGAGGGTCTCCGCGCGGTCGTCACGAGCGGCGTGGCGGTGTCGGGCGGGTCGGGCGCGAGCGACGACGGGCTCTCGGCTCGACAGCTCCGAACGCTCTCGCGGGTCGAACACGCCGACCAGCGCCTCGACCCCGAGGCTGACTCCCCGGATATCCGGCGCTCCGAACCGGAGGCCGCCGAACGAGCGGACGAATGGGACCGACAGGTCGACCCCACGCGCTCCGAGACGCCGACCGACGTGGCTCGGCGAACGCGCGCACAGCGGGACCCGATCGAGGGGGACGAGGAGGATCTCGACGACCGTCAGCCGTACTCGCTGTACGGGAACTCGGAGGCGACCTCGACGCCGGCTCGCGAGGCCGGCCGCTACGGTGTGGAGTCCGACGGGAACGAGGAGGTCCCAGAGCACGACGCCGACAGGCCGTCCGCGGAGCGCGACGGCACCGACTCCCCGCCGGCCGCGGAACAGCGGGGCGGCGAGGGAACGGCTGCTCGGGCGGACGGGGACGAGGAACTGGATGACGACCGCGCCCGCGACGACGGCGATCATGATCGAGGCGACGAGTAG
- a CDS encoding DoxX family protein: MRPRSRHVVAASAAKVGALAAFVAAASGVAAAHVEYVTDAENGDPIAFLTSALSDPVVVLALGAGGVAVVGTMAGYLRVQPLRADVAAIRRALVDYADLLPWLLRLSIGLPMVGAGFAGYLFTPLVTAADTAVPVRLFGVAVGFALLFGLATRFVAGVALASYLVLLPVHPSLFFAFEYVAGLLAIGIVGGGRPSADHVIARLAANDETVYSRFDPFYRRIAVPAGEALDPYRRYVPTVVRIGMGIVFAYLALAEKLLAPNQALAVVEQYGLSTLLPVPPELWVLGAAVTELFLGVLLVAGLFTRAASTAAFVVFTTTLFGLADDPVLAHISLFGLVSVLLVTGAGPFSADLAVFRSPNERGAPEMGPDAVRAAASEPSEASGTTRSVERSADRNPNDADR; this comes from the coding sequence ATGCGACCGCGTTCCCGACACGTCGTCGCCGCGTCCGCCGCGAAGGTCGGCGCGCTCGCCGCGTTTGTCGCGGCCGCGTCGGGTGTCGCCGCCGCACACGTGGAGTACGTGACCGACGCCGAGAACGGCGACCCGATCGCGTTCCTCACGTCGGCGTTGTCCGACCCGGTCGTCGTGCTGGCGCTCGGCGCCGGCGGCGTCGCCGTCGTCGGGACCATGGCGGGGTATCTCCGCGTTCAGCCCCTCCGGGCCGACGTGGCCGCGATCCGGCGCGCGCTCGTCGACTACGCCGATCTGCTCCCTTGGCTGCTCCGACTCAGTATCGGGTTGCCGATGGTCGGCGCCGGCTTCGCGGGCTACCTGTTCACGCCGCTTGTCACGGCGGCCGACACCGCGGTTCCGGTCCGCCTGTTCGGCGTCGCCGTCGGCTTCGCGCTGCTGTTCGGGCTCGCGACGAGATTCGTCGCCGGAGTCGCGCTGGCGTCGTATTTGGTGTTGCTTCCGGTACACCCCTCGCTGTTCTTCGCCTTCGAGTACGTCGCCGGCCTCCTCGCGATCGGTATCGTCGGCGGCGGGCGCCCGAGCGCCGACCACGTCATCGCGCGACTGGCCGCGAACGACGAGACGGTGTACTCCCGGTTCGATCCGTTCTACCGCCGGATCGCTGTCCCCGCGGGAGAGGCCCTCGACCCGTACCGACGGTACGTGCCGACGGTCGTCCGGATCGGGATGGGTATCGTCTTCGCGTACCTCGCGCTCGCCGAGAAGCTCCTCGCGCCGAACCAGGCGCTCGCGGTCGTCGAACAGTACGGGCTCTCGACGCTGTTACCCGTGCCTCCGGAGCTGTGGGTGCTCGGTGCCGCCGTCACGGAACTGTTCCTCGGAGTCCTGCTCGTGGCAGGGCTCTTCACGCGGGCCGCGTCGACCGCGGCGTTCGTCGTGTTCACCACCACACTGTTCGGACTCGCGGACGACCCGGTACTCGCGCACATCTCGTTGTTCGGCCTGGTGTCGGTACTGCTCGTCACCGGGGCCGGGCCGTTCTCCGCCGACCTGGCTGTTTTCCGGTCGCCGAACGAGCGGGGCGCTCCCGAGATGGGCCCGGACGCGGTTCGCGCCGCCGCGTCCGAGCCGTCGGAGGCGTCCGGGACGACACGATCCGTCGAGCGGTCGGCCGACCGAAACCCGAATGACGCCGACCGGTAG
- a CDS encoding RtcB family protein, giving the protein MTDTPETREYDGVELRKVREFVWEIPQEGEMNAPARVLASDPLLEQIADDKTLQQLRNATHLPGITTYAACMPDGHQGYGFPVGGVGATDATDGCISPGAVGYDINCGVRMVRTNLTYEDVQGKEEELVESLFANVPSGLGGGGIVEGDVDTVEAVLERGMEWALAEGYATEDDLAHCEDQGRRPDARPEFVSQKAKDRGRNQLGSLGSGNHFLEVQRVTDVFDGAVADSFGMKEDQIVVLIHCGSRGLGHQVCTDYLRKIEKRHGDLLDRLPDKELAAAPAGSELADEYYGAMCAAINFAWVNRQLITHRTRRVFERVFRADADELGMELLYDVAHNIAKKEVHEVGVDDDGTAVPTEDAVAHEERELYVHRKGATRAFPAGREEVPAAYRDVGQPVIIPGSMGAGSYVLVGGNESLAQTFGSTAHGAGRVMSRTAAKQEYWGETVQDELRDQDHIYVKAQSGATVAEEAPGVYKDVDEVVRVSDALGIGDKVARTFPVCNIKG; this is encoded by the coding sequence ATGACCGACACGCCCGAAACCCGCGAGTACGACGGGGTCGAACTCCGGAAGGTCCGCGAGTTCGTCTGGGAGATCCCGCAGGAGGGCGAGATGAACGCCCCCGCGCGCGTCCTCGCGAGCGACCCGCTCCTCGAACAGATCGCCGACGACAAGACGCTCCAGCAGCTCCGCAACGCGACACATCTGCCGGGGATCACGACCTACGCCGCGTGCATGCCCGACGGCCACCAGGGGTACGGGTTCCCCGTCGGCGGCGTCGGCGCGACGGACGCGACCGACGGCTGTATTTCCCCCGGTGCGGTCGGCTACGACATCAACTGCGGCGTCCGGATGGTCCGGACGAACCTCACCTACGAGGACGTGCAGGGCAAGGAGGAGGAGCTCGTCGAGAGCCTCTTCGCGAACGTCCCCTCGGGCCTCGGCGGCGGCGGGATCGTCGAGGGCGACGTCGACACCGTGGAGGCGGTGCTCGAACGCGGGATGGAGTGGGCACTGGCAGAAGGGTACGCGACCGAGGACGACCTCGCCCACTGCGAGGACCAGGGGCGCCGGCCCGACGCGCGCCCGGAGTTCGTTTCCCAGAAGGCGAAGGACCGCGGCCGCAATCAGCTCGGCAGCCTCGGCTCGGGGAACCACTTCCTCGAGGTCCAGCGCGTGACCGATGTGTTCGACGGGGCGGTCGCCGATTCCTTCGGTATGAAGGAGGATCAGATCGTCGTCCTGATCCACTGTGGCTCGCGCGGACTCGGCCACCAGGTGTGTACGGACTACCTTCGGAAGATCGAGAAGCGCCACGGCGACCTGCTCGACCGGCTGCCCGACAAGGAACTGGCGGCCGCGCCCGCCGGCTCGGAGCTGGCCGACGAGTACTACGGCGCGATGTGCGCGGCGATCAACTTCGCGTGGGTGAACCGGCAGCTCATCACCCATCGGACGCGCCGCGTGTTCGAGCGCGTGTTCCGCGCGGACGCCGACGAACTCGGAATGGAACTACTGTACGACGTGGCGCACAACATCGCCAAGAAGGAAGTCCACGAGGTCGGCGTCGACGACGACGGCACCGCCGTACCGACGGAGGACGCCGTCGCTCACGAGGAACGCGAGCTGTACGTCCACCGCAAGGGCGCGACGCGCGCGTTCCCGGCCGGCCGCGAGGAGGTGCCGGCCGCCTACCGCGACGTGGGACAGCCGGTGATCATCCCCGGGAGCATGGGCGCCGGCAGCTACGTGCTCGTCGGCGGCAACGAGTCGCTCGCGCAGACCTTCGGCTCGACGGCCCACGGCGCCGGCCGCGTGATGAGCCGAACCGCCGCCAAGCAGGAGTACTGGGGTGAGACCGTCCAGGACGAGCTCCGCGACCAGGACCACATCTACGTGAAGGCCCAGTCGGGCGCCACCGTCGCCGAGGAGGCGCCCGGCGTGTACAAGGACGTCGACGAGGTCGTCCGCGTGAGCGACGCGCTCGGCATCGGAGACAAGGTCGCCCGGACGTTCCCCGTCTGCAACATCAAGGGGTAG
- a CDS encoding nuclear transport factor 2 family protein, giving the protein MTPEETVRAYYDALRAGEALAPFFVESPATVKVGISERLVGYAEIAKGLREQSRTTEDWTVESHDLDIVERDAAAAVSDAVSLSWYDAEAFAERSFETRWSGTLVPTDDGWAFAGLHVSAPTDLDSGVDR; this is encoded by the coding sequence ATGACACCCGAGGAGACGGTTCGGGCGTACTACGACGCCCTCCGCGCGGGCGAGGCACTCGCGCCGTTTTTCGTCGAGTCGCCGGCGACGGTGAAGGTGGGGATCAGCGAACGCCTCGTGGGCTACGCAGAGATCGCGAAGGGGCTCCGCGAGCAGTCCCGGACGACGGAGGACTGGACCGTCGAGAGTCACGACCTCGATATCGTCGAGCGCGACGCGGCTGCCGCCGTCAGCGACGCGGTGTCGCTGTCGTGGTACGACGCCGAGGCGTTCGCCGAGCGCTCGTTCGAGACGCGCTGGAGCGGGACGCTCGTTCCGACCGACGACGGGTGGGCGTTCGCGGGACTGCACGTCTCGGCCCCGACCGACCTCGATTCGGGTGTCGATCGCTGA
- a CDS encoding zinc-dependent metalloprotease, with translation MDLSRSVRAIADAADASDGAIDWDAVAEAAKGGCEPGDLRMEPAERAAFADDVRAARDGLRAASGVDFDLPGSIEVQHRHHWIDANVDTFRRVLRPLEDTATGGMVPGVARSLNSGTMAVTVAFLARNVLGQYDPLLLAEADPDDHGLYFVRPNIQEAAVELDVGYPRFRRWIAFHEVAHAAEFAAAPWLPGYLEARLESGISSVTDESSLLELARPDRDGGTPVDAFADLNTAMTAVEGYAELLMDRAFDDEYDDLRAKLDARRQGGDPITNLFKRLLGFGMKRRQYERGAAFFTAVADRRDLRTASLVWERPENLPTDEELDDPDAWIRRVA, from the coding sequence ATGGATCTCTCCCGGAGCGTCCGCGCCATCGCCGACGCGGCGGACGCGTCCGACGGCGCCATCGACTGGGACGCCGTCGCGGAGGCGGCCAAGGGCGGCTGTGAGCCGGGCGACCTGCGGATGGAGCCGGCCGAGCGCGCGGCGTTCGCCGACGACGTGCGCGCCGCCCGCGACGGCCTCCGTGCGGCCTCCGGCGTCGATTTCGACCTCCCCGGCAGCATCGAGGTGCAACACCGCCACCACTGGATCGACGCGAACGTCGACACGTTCCGACGGGTGCTTCGCCCGCTGGAGGACACCGCGACCGGCGGCATGGTCCCCGGCGTGGCCCGGTCGCTGAATTCCGGCACGATGGCGGTGACGGTCGCGTTCCTCGCGCGCAACGTCCTCGGACAGTACGACCCGCTGTTGCTCGCGGAGGCCGACCCGGACGACCACGGCCTGTACTTCGTCCGCCCGAACATCCAAGAGGCCGCGGTGGAACTGGACGTGGGTTACCCGCGGTTCCGCCGGTGGATCGCGTTCCACGAGGTCGCCCACGCCGCCGAATTCGCGGCGGCGCCGTGGCTGCCCGGGTATCTCGAGGCCCGCCTCGAATCGGGGATCTCGTCGGTCACCGACGAGTCCTCGCTGCTGGAACTCGCCCGTCCCGATCGCGACGGGGGAACCCCGGTCGACGCCTTCGCCGACCTCAACACGGCGATGACGGCCGTCGAGGGCTACGCCGAACTCCTGATGGACCGGGCGTTCGACGACGAGTACGACGACCTGCGCGCCAAACTCGACGCGCGTCGCCAGGGCGGCGACCCGATCACGAACCTGTTCAAGCGACTGCTCGGCTTCGGGATGAAGCGCCGACAGTACGAGCGGGGCGCGGCCTTCTTCACGGCAGTCGCCGATCGGCGGGACCTCCGAACGGCGTCGCTGGTGTGGGAGCGCCCCGAGAACCTCCCGACTGACGAGGAACTCGACGACCCCGACGCGTGGATCCGGCGGGTCGCCTGA
- a CDS encoding NAD(P)/FAD-dependent oxidoreductase, with the protein MQRVDVAIVGGGPAGSAAAHAAASRGADALVLEKGVPREDRDRLGPDSTDAAGILDYWVDIMGIHPDEFPEGVVQDELDRAEFVGPNEACTLRSTGIESSYDGFGYTMHRARFDDFMRDRAEDAGAEYRVKASVKGVETDPSAGVGGDDPRHVLSLASGEEIGADFLVLADGPQRTVTNRVLDRFLPDGRKASERLASTENNHIAYQEYRKFPEEVYDEVDGAITFWWGVMPGHTAYPWVFPNADRVCRVGLTMPIGMDLDEVDEREAYALIREDDERVPSGTEYVRRILEREWGDEYDIEEDFPLVEDAGKTKGTETYPISSTNPIESPVDAGVCVAGGAMGATSAFHEGGDHVAVRTGAIAGELAAEGDVSAYNERWHEAIGDELLRNVALAELCRGYGPDDWDDTFRIGREMLAEEKGFGMFERKFGAGWGATKLLLRYQWIKWRNRDGRYVQMTEDEYAY; encoded by the coding sequence ATGCAACGAGTCGACGTCGCCATCGTCGGCGGCGGGCCGGCGGGGTCGGCCGCCGCACACGCCGCCGCCTCCCGCGGCGCCGACGCCCTCGTCCTGGAGAAGGGCGTCCCGCGGGAGGACCGCGACCGCCTCGGACCGGACTCCACGGACGCCGCCGGAATTCTCGACTACTGGGTGGACATCATGGGGATCCACCCCGACGAGTTCCCCGAGGGCGTCGTCCAGGACGAGCTCGACCGCGCGGAGTTCGTCGGTCCGAACGAGGCCTGCACCCTCCGCTCGACCGGGATCGAGTCGAGCTACGACGGCTTCGGCTACACGATGCACCGCGCGCGCTTCGACGACTTCATGCGCGATCGCGCGGAGGACGCCGGCGCCGAGTACCGCGTGAAGGCGTCGGTGAAGGGCGTCGAAACCGATCCGTCGGCGGGCGTCGGCGGCGACGACCCGCGCCACGTGCTTTCCTTGGCCTCCGGAGAGGAGATCGGCGCGGACTTCCTCGTGCTCGCGGACGGGCCCCAGCGCACGGTGACGAACCGCGTGCTCGACCGGTTCCTGCCGGACGGACGGAAGGCCTCCGAGCGGCTGGCCTCGACGGAGAACAACCACATCGCCTACCAGGAGTACCGAAAGTTCCCGGAGGAGGTGTACGACGAGGTCGACGGCGCGATCACGTTCTGGTGGGGGGTCATGCCCGGCCACACCGCCTACCCGTGGGTGTTCCCGAACGCCGACCGCGTCTGTCGCGTCGGGCTGACGATGCCCATCGGGATGGACCTGGACGAGGTCGACGAGCGCGAGGCGTACGCGCTCATCCGCGAGGACGACGAGCGAGTTCCCTCGGGGACGGAGTACGTCCGGCGGATCCTCGAACGCGAGTGGGGCGACGAGTACGACATCGAGGAGGACTTCCCCCTCGTCGAGGACGCAGGCAAGACCAAGGGGACCGAGACGTACCCCATCTCCTCGACGAACCCGATCGAAAGCCCGGTCGACGCCGGCGTGTGCGTCGCCGGCGGCGCCATGGGCGCGACGAGCGCCTTCCACGAGGGCGGCGACCACGTCGCGGTCCGGACGGGCGCCATCGCCGGCGAGTTGGCCGCCGAGGGCGACGTGAGCGCGTACAACGAGCGGTGGCACGAGGCCATCGGCGACGAGCTGCTTCGCAACGTCGCGCTCGCGGAGCTGTGTCGCGGCTACGGCCCGGACGACTGGGACGACACGTTCCGGATCGGACGCGAGATGCTCGCCGAAGAGAAGGGATTCGGGATGTTCGAGCGGAAGTTCGGCGCCGGCTGGGGCGCGACGAAGCTCCTCCTGCGGTACCAGTGGATCAAGTGGCGCAACCGCGACGGGCGGTACGTCCAGATGACCGAGGACGAGTACGCGTACTGA